From the genome of bacterium, one region includes:
- a CDS encoding RES family NAD+ phosphorylase, with protein AEGPVSVQRRVLSLKAKTERAVDLSQESGLDAAKLVSQDESGYPYCQGLARQALKLEAQLLRAPSARHEGGFCTPIFDKTAVAKDEGHLKYLRCTLHADGRAQVTAVTEGQPREYRVVSPS; from the coding sequence GGCCGAAGGGCCAGTCTCGGTGCAGCGCCGAGTCCTGTCGCTGAAGGCGAAGACGGAGCGGGCGGTGGACTTGAGCCAGGAAAGCGGATTGGACGCGGCGAAATTGGTTTCGCAGGATGAATCGGGTTATCCCTACTGCCAGGGATTGGCCCGCCAGGCCTTGAAATTGGAAGCCCAATTGCTCCGCGCCCCTTCGGCTCGGCACGAGGGCGGCTTCTGCACGCCGATCTTCGACAAGACCGCGGTGGCCAAGGACGAGGGCCATCTCAAATACCTCCGCTGCACCCTCCATGCCGATGGGCGGGCCCAGGTCACCGCGGTCACCGAGGGTCAACCCCGGGAATATCGGGTCGTTTCGCCTTCATAA